CGGCCCTCGCGGCGGTCAGGTGGATTGCTCGATCGATCCGGGTTCCACCGCTCGAAGGCGCTTCGCAGCGGGCGATATAAGCCCGAATCGGCAATGCTGGCGACAGCCGGTGGAGAGAGGTCGCACATGAACCATCGACTCGATCGCAGGCGCGCCTGTGCACGCCTGGCCGCCCTGGCGGCCGTGCCCGCCGGGTCCTTCGCCCGTGCGCAGACGTGGCCCGCCAAGCCGGTGCGGGTGGTGGTGGCCTTCACGCCCGGCAGCGCCACCGACACGCTGGCGCGCACGCTCGGCGAGCGGCTGGCCGCCGCCTTCGGGCAACCGGTGGTGGTGGAGAACCGGCCGGGCGGCGGCGGCACGCTGGCCGCCGCGATGGTGGCCAGGACCGAGCCCGACGGCCACACGCTGCTCGTCACCTCCTCGTCCCACACGGTGACGCCGGCCACCCACGGCAACCTGCCGTACAACGTGCAGGCGGACTTCGCCGGCATCACACCGCTGGCCAACCTGCCCAACCTGCTGGTGGTGTCGCCGGCGCGCGGCTGGCGCACGCCGGCCGACCTGGTCGGCGCCGCCAGGGCCAAGCCCGGTGGCCTCACCTACGCCTCCGGCGGCCAGGGCAGCGCGGCGCATGTCAGCGCCGAGCGCTTCCGGCTGGCGGCCGGGTTCGAGGCGGTGCACGTGCCCTACAAGGGCGGGCCGGAGGCGCTGGCCGACGTGATGGCCGGCCGAGTGGACTTCTACTTCTGCCCCATCGCGCCGGCCATGGCCATGCTGCGCGACGGCCGGTTGGCGGCGCTGGCGGTCAGCGGCTCGCGGCGGGCGCAGGCGATGCCGGAGCTGCCCACCACGGTGGAGGCCGGTTACGCCAACTCGGACTACAACTTCTGGGTCGGCATGTTCGCGCCGGCACGGACCCCACGCGAGGTGGTGGCGCGGATCAACCAGGAAAGCCTGAAGGCGCTGCAGCTGCCCGAGGTGCGCGAGCGCTGGTCACGCCTGGGCGCGGAGCCGATGGCCTTGTCGCCCGAGGCGTTCGACCAGCACGTGCGCGAGGAGCTGGCCACCATGGCCGCGCTGGTGAAAACGGCCGGCATCCGGGCCGAATGAGGCCGGGCCGCGGTGCAGCCCGGCGTGCCCGGGGGTCAGGCCACCGGCTTGGCCACGGGCAGCTTCAACGTCCTGCCGTCGAGCCGCAGTTCATGGCCCAGCTGGCGCAGGCGCTCCAGCTGGTCGTAGTACACCGTCTCCTCGGACATCAGCCCCTGGTCGTTGAAACGGCACACCGCGCACAGGTGCTGCACGGTCTTGCGGCCCGTGGGCTCCAGGCCCAGCCAGGGGCCGAGGTGGGTGGCGGTCACCACGTTCTCGGCGATCACGTACTCGCCCAGCGCGACCATGCGCACGGACTCGATGTGCACGTCGGGGAAGGCGGTCCACCAGACGTCGTAGTACTTGGACACCGCCTCCTTGCCGTAGACCTTCTCGCCCGCGGCCACGACGTAGTACATCACGTCGTCGGCCAGCGTCTTCAGCGTGCGCTCGGTGTCGTGCGCGCTTTCGGCGGCGAAGTGCTCGCGCGCCATCTCGAGGTTGCGTTGTTCGGTCGGTCCCATGGGTCGGTGCTCCGTGCTCAGACCGGCGGATTATTCGGACGACGGCCCGTGCGCCCATACGCAGGGACCAGGATTGATCGGCCGATCTCGCTATCCCGTCAGGCTGTCCGTTGTCAGGAGGATCTGCTTCCATGTTGAACGTCGCCATTGAGGGCCTGGGCCGCTGGGGCACCCGGCTGGTGGAATCGGTGCAGGGCAGCCCCGCCCTGCGCTTCGTTGCCGGCATCACCGGCCGGCCCGAGGCGCATGCCGACTTCGCCCGGCGCTTCGGCCTGCGGCTGCTGCCCGCGCTGCAGGACGCGCTGACCGACCCGGGCATCGACGCGCTGGTGCTGGCGACGCCGCATTCGCAGCACGCCGACCAGATCGCGCGCGCCGCGGCCGCCGGCAAGCACGTGTTCGTGGAGAAGCCGCTGGCGCTGCGGCACGAGGACGCCGAGCGCGCGACCGACGCCTGCGAGCGCGCCGGCGTCACGCTCGGCGTGGGCTTCAACCGCCGCTGGTCGCCGGCATGGCAGGAGATGGCGCGGCGCATCGCCGCGGGGGAGATCGGCCGGCTGCTGCACCTGGAGGCCGCGCACTCCGGCCCGTCCGGCCTGCAGCTCAAGCCCGGCGCCTGGCGCTCGGACCGCGCCGAGTGCCCGCTCGGCGCGATGACGCCGCGCGGTGTGCATGCGCTGGACGCCGTGATCGGCCTGGCCGGCTGCGCCACCTCCGTGTTCGCCTTCAGCGACCGGCGCGTGCTCACGGTCGACCTCGACGACACCACCTCGCTGCTGCTGCGCTTCGAAGGCGGTGTCACCGCCAGCCTGTCCACCCTGCACGCGACCGCCGAATGGATGCGGGTGCACGCCTTCGGCAGCGCCGGCTGGCTGGAGATGCGCGGCGACACCGAGCTCACCGCCTGCGCCCTGCAGGGACCGCCCCGGCGCCTCGAACTGGCCCCGGTGGACAAGGAGCGCGCCGAACTGGAGGCCTTCGCACAGGCGGTGGCCACCGGGCGCCGCTTCGTGCTGCCACGCGAGGAGCTGCTCAACGGCGTGGCAGTGGTGGACGCCGCCCTGGCCTCGGTGACCAGCGGGCGGGCGGAGGCGGTCGCCGCGCGCGCGGGCCGCTAGAACGCGCCGGGCCCGGTGCCGCTCAGGCCGGCACCGGCACCGCCGCCGGCCGCGGCGGCTGCTCGCGGATCGGCAGGTGCAGCAGCGCCGCGGCGACGGCCAGCGCGATGTCGATCCACCACATCACGTCGTAGCTGCCCTGGCGCTCGTACAGCCGGCCGCCCAGCCAGGCGCCGAGGAAGCCGCCCACCTGGTGGGTGAACATGACGAGGCCGAACAGGGTGCCGAGGTTGGCGGCGCCGAAGAACTTGCCCACCAGGCCGACCGTCGGCGGCACGGTGGACAGGAAGGTCAGCCCCATCACCGCGGAGAACACCAGCACGACCGTGGCCGACTTCGGCGCCAGCAGGAAGACCAGCACCGCCAGCGCCCGCGAGGCGTAGACCAGCGACAGCAGGCTGCGCATGCGCCACCGCCCCACCGCCCAGCCCATGGCCAGGCTGCCGACGATGTTGAACAGCCCGATCATCGCCAGCGACCAGGCGCCCACCGACGGCGGCAGCCCGCAGGCCGCCACCACGCCCGGCAGGTGCGTGGCGATGAAGGCGACGTGGAAGCCGCAGACGAAGAAGCCCGCCATCAGCAGCCGGTAGCCGGGGTGGCGCAGCGCCTCGCGCACCGGCCGGCGGCTGGGCGCGGGCGCGGCGCTCGGGGCCGCCGTGGCGGCCGCCCGTGCCGGCGCGCCGCGCAGCACCCAGGCCGCCGGCAGGGCCAGCAGGACCAGCAGGGCCATGCCCTGCAGCGCCATCGCCCAGCCGCCGACGACGCTCAGGCCCTGCGCGATCGGCACGAAGACGAACTGGCCGAAGGAGCCACCGGCGTTGACGATGCCGCTGGCCATGCCGCGGCGTTCCGGGGGGATGAGGCGGGCGCTGGCGGCCATCAGCACCGCCGGGCCGGCGATGCCGGCCCCGCCCGCGCTGAGCACCCCGATGGCCAGCACCAGCCCGGCGGTGGTGGTCATGAAGGGCACCAGCGCCGTGCCGAGGGCCACCAGGAGCACGCCGGTGACCAGCACCCGGCCGGCGCCGATGCGGTCGGCCATCGCACCGGCCACCGGCTGCGTCACCCCCACCAGAGCTGGCCGAAGGCGAACGCCAGGCTGATGCTCGACAGGCCCAGGCCGGTGGCGGTGTTGAGGTCGTGCAGGAAGAGCCCGAACGACTGGCGCACGCCCATGGTGAGCGCGAAGGCGCCGGCCGCCGCCAGCAGGACCCAGGCCACCGCCGGCGGTCGACGCCCTGGGGCAAGGTCGGGGCTCATGACGGCACTCCTGTGATGTGAACGGGAATGGAACGGGGCAGCCGCTCAGGCGCCGTCCTCGTCTTCGGCGTCGAGGCCCTGCAGACAGTCGTCGAGCAGCGCGTGCAGCGCGACCACCCGCTCGACACCGAGGCGGGCGTTGAGGGACAGCTGCGCCTGCTTCCAGGCGCGCTGGGCCTCCGCCCGCTTGGCGCGGCCGAGCTCGGTGGCCTCGACCAGGCGGCTGCGGCCGTCCTCGCCCTCGCCCACGGTGACGTAGCCCTGCGCCACCAGCGGCTGCAGGTTGCGGCTCAGCGTCGAGGCGTCCAGCCGCATCTGCGCGGCGATGGTCGACGGCTTGACCGGGCCCAGCAGCACCACGTGCGACAGCAGCGAGTACTGCGTGGTCTTCAACCCGACGGCGGCGATGTGCGCGTCGTAGTGGCGGCTGACCGCGCGGGTGAGCTGGCGCAGCCGGAGGTTGGTGCAGCCGCGCGGCGCGGCGACCGGCTCCGCGTTCTGCGGCGTGTGCTGGCTCGCGGGGGCTGTAGCGGGCTTGACGGGCATTCGAGCATTGTAGCTACAATGCTTGCAACTGCAACCATTTCGGCTCGACCACCATGTCCGATCCCGCCGCCCCGACCGACGACGTCCTCGCCCGCTGGCTGGCGCGCGAGGCCGAGGTGCGACCCCGCTTCGCCACCCCGGGCGTGGCCCGGCCGGAGCAGCTGGTCGGTCGCAGCGGCCTGCAGGTGCTGCAGGCCATGCTCGACGGCGAGCTGCCGCCGGCGCCGATCGCCCGCACGCTCGACTTCATCCTGCTCGAGGTGGCCCACGGCCGGGCGGTGTTCCAGGGCCGGCCGGCCTTCGACCACTACAACCCGCTGGGCACGGTGCACGGCGGCTGGATCGCGACGCTGCTCGACTCGTCGGTCGGCTGTGCCATCCACAGCGCGCTGCCGGCCGGCAAGACCTACACCACGCTGGAGCTGAAGGTGAACTACGTCAAGGCGGTGACCGAGCGGGTACCCCGGGTGCAGGCCCAGGGGGAGGTGATCCACCTCGGCGGCCGCGTGGGCACCGCGCAGGCCCGGCTGGTGGGGCCGGACGGCACCCTGTTCGCCCATGCCTCCACCACCTGCCTGGTCATGGACCCGCGTTGAGAATGGGGGGTCCATCACGGGCCCCTCACCATGCGACTCCTGCACACCATGCTTCGCGTCGGCGACCTGCAACGGTCGGTCGACTTCTACACCAACGTCCTCGGCATGACGCTGCTGCGCACCAGCGAGAACCCCGAGTACAAGTACTCGCTGGCCTTCCTCGGCTACGGCTCGAACCCGGAGCACGCCGAGCTGGAACTGACCTACAACCACGGCGTGACCCGCTACGAGATGGGCACTGCCTACGGCCACATCGCCATCGGCGTGCCGGACGCCTACGCCGCCTGCGACCGCATCCGCGCCGCCGGCGGCAACGTCACCCGCGAGCCGGGCCCGGTCAAGGGCGGCAGCACCGTCATCGCCTTCGTGACGGACCCGGACGGCTACAAGATCGAACTCATCCAACGCGCCGAGGGCGAGGCCGGCAAGGGCTTGCGCTGAGGTTCAGGCGCTGCGGTACCGGGCCTTCGCCGCGATCGCCTTCCAGGTCGCCGCCTCGCGCCGGTGTGAGTCGAGCACCTCGGGCGCCAGCGCGCGCAGCGCCTTCAGCGGCAGTTGCATGCGGCGCACGGTCGCCAGCCGCTCGGCATGGCGGTCGATGAAGTCCCAGTACAGCGGGTTGAGCGGGCAGGCGCGCTCGCCGGCCGCCTGCTTCGGGTCGAAGCGGCAGCCGTTGCAGAGGCTCGGCCCCATGCGGGCGATGTACTTGCCCGAGGCCACGTAGGGCTTGGTCACGAACAGCCCGCCGTCGGCGAAGGTGGCCATGCCGACGACGTTGGGGGTCACCACCCAGTCGTAGGCGTCGACGTAGGCGAACCAGAACCACTCGTTCAGCCCGTGCGGGTCCACGCCCAGAAGGTTGGCGATGTTGGACAGCACCATCAGCCGGGTGATGTGGTGGCTGTGGCCGCGCTCGATCACCTGCCGCACCGTGGTGTCCAGGCAGTTCATCCCGGACGGCCGGCCCCAGTACCAGTCGGGCAGCGGCAGCGTGGCCTGCAGCGCGTTGGTGTCGGCGTAGAGGTCCCGGTGCTCCTCGTAGACCTGGCGCATGAACTCGCGCCAGCCGAGCAGCTGCCGCACGAAGCCCTCGACGCTGGACAGCGGCGCCCGGCCCTCGTGGTAGGCCGCCTCCGCGCGCTGGCACAGCGTGCGCGGGTCGAGGTGGCCGAGGTGGATCGACGCCGACAGCAGCGAATGGAAGAGCGCCGGTTCGTCGGCGTGCAGCGCGTCCTCGAAGGGGCCGAAGTGCGGCAGCAGGTGGTCGACGAAGTGGTCGGCCGCACGCTGGGCCTCGGCCGCGGTCACCGGCCACTCGAAGCCGTCCACCGCGCCGAAGCTGCCCCGGTAGCGCGTGCGCACCAGGTCCATCACCTCGCGCGTGATGGCATCGGGCTCGAACCGCGGACGCGGCGGCACCGGCGGCTCGCCGCGCCAGGGCTTGCGGTTCTCATGGTCCAGGTTCCAC
The sequence above is a segment of the Aquabacterium sp. J223 genome. Coding sequences within it:
- a CDS encoding Gfo/Idh/MocA family protein, with translation MLNVAIEGLGRWGTRLVESVQGSPALRFVAGITGRPEAHADFARRFGLRLLPALQDALTDPGIDALVLATPHSQHADQIARAAAAGKHVFVEKPLALRHEDAERATDACERAGVTLGVGFNRRWSPAWQEMARRIAAGEIGRLLHLEAAHSGPSGLQLKPGAWRSDRAECPLGAMTPRGVHALDAVIGLAGCATSVFAFSDRRVLTVDLDDTTSLLLRFEGGVTASLSTLHATAEWMRVHAFGSAGWLEMRGDTELTACALQGPPRRLELAPVDKERAELEAFAQAVATGRRFVLPREELLNGVAVVDAALASVTSGRAEAVAARAGR
- a CDS encoding MarR family winged helix-turn-helix transcriptional regulator gives rise to the protein MPVKPATAPASQHTPQNAEPVAAPRGCTNLRLRQLTRAVSRHYDAHIAAVGLKTTQYSLLSHVVLLGPVKPSTIAAQMRLDASTLSRNLQPLVAQGYVTVGEGEDGRSRLVEATELGRAKRAEAQRAWKQAQLSLNARLGVERVVALHALLDDCLQGLDAEDEDGA
- a CDS encoding PaaI family thioesterase gives rise to the protein MSDPAAPTDDVLARWLAREAEVRPRFATPGVARPEQLVGRSGLQVLQAMLDGELPPAPIARTLDFILLEVAHGRAVFQGRPAFDHYNPLGTVHGGWIATLLDSSVGCAIHSALPAGKTYTTLELKVNYVKAVTERVPRVQAQGEVIHLGGRVGTAQARLVGPDGTLFAHASTTCLVMDPR
- a CDS encoding tripartite tricarboxylate transporter substrate binding protein — translated: MNHRLDRRRACARLAALAAVPAGSFARAQTWPAKPVRVVVAFTPGSATDTLARTLGERLAAAFGQPVVVENRPGGGGTLAAAMVARTEPDGHTLLVTSSSHTVTPATHGNLPYNVQADFAGITPLANLPNLLVVSPARGWRTPADLVGAARAKPGGLTYASGGQGSAAHVSAERFRLAAGFEAVHVPYKGGPEALADVMAGRVDFYFCPIAPAMAMLRDGRLAALAVSGSRRAQAMPELPTTVEAGYANSDYNFWVGMFAPARTPREVVARINQESLKALQLPEVRERWSRLGAEPMALSPEAFDQHVREELATMAALVKTAGIRAE
- a CDS encoding ester cyclase, with the translated sequence MGPTEQRNLEMAREHFAAESAHDTERTLKTLADDVMYYVVAAGEKVYGKEAVSKYYDVWWTAFPDVHIESVRMVALGEYVIAENVVTATHLGPWLGLEPTGRKTVQHLCAVCRFNDQGLMSEETVYYDQLERLRQLGHELRLDGRTLKLPVAKPVA
- a CDS encoding cryptochrome/photolyase family protein → MAGEGFWRRIAGHRPDPRRPPKRWVWLPYDQQQPSHPLLDPTVHGPREETAVVFVETAAKPARRPYHAHKLVLLLASQRHQALALAQAGHPVVVHFSEHWYDRALTEVRERWRFDRLDASSPAEAEVRLPVASLPWVHLQPNPFFITDRAFWRRVFPKPGPRLMETFYRAARRHTGLLMDGGKPVGGVWNLDHENRKPWRGEPPVPPRPRFEPDAITREVMDLVRTRYRGSFGAVDGFEWPVTAAEAQRAADHFVDHLLPHFGPFEDALHADEPALFHSLLSASIHLGHLDPRTLCQRAEAAYHEGRAPLSSVEGFVRQLLGWREFMRQVYEEHRDLYADTNALQATLPLPDWYWGRPSGMNCLDTTVRQVIERGHSHHITRLMVLSNIANLLGVDPHGLNEWFWFAYVDAYDWVVTPNVVGMATFADGGLFVTKPYVASGKYIARMGPSLCNGCRFDPKQAAGERACPLNPLYWDFIDRHAERLATVRRMQLPLKALRALAPEVLDSHRREAATWKAIAAKARYRSA
- the gloA gene encoding lactoylglutathione lyase → MRLLHTMLRVGDLQRSVDFYTNVLGMTLLRTSENPEYKYSLAFLGYGSNPEHAELELTYNHGVTRYEMGTAYGHIAIGVPDAYAACDRIRAAGGNVTREPGPVKGGSTVIAFVTDPDGYKIELIQRAEGEAGKGLR